One part of the Ursus arctos isolate Adak ecotype North America unplaced genomic scaffold, UrsArc2.0 scaffold_14, whole genome shotgun sequence genome encodes these proteins:
- the LOC113249388 gene encoding olfactory receptor-like protein OLF4, with the protein MIHKFLENDTRISEFALLGFLEELELQPFLFGFFLSMYLITVLGNLLIILAVSSDSHLHTPMYFFLSNLSFADICFTSTTIPKMLVNIQTQKKTITYESCITQMYFFILLAGLDNFLLTVMAYDRFVAICHPLHYTVTMNPQLCSLLLLVSWIMSALHSLLQTLTVLRLSFCTEVEIPHFFCELRQMIQLACSNTFLNNMVLYFAALLLGGAPLAGILYSYSKIVSSILRISSAQGNYKAFSTCASHLSVVSLFYCTSLGVYLSSAAPQNSHTSAVALVMYTVVTPMLNPFIYSLRNTDIKGALSVFFRGKL; encoded by the coding sequence ATGATACACAAATTTCTAGAGAATGATACACGAATTTCAGAATTTGCTCTTCTGGGATTTTTGGAAGAACTGGAATTGCAACCCTTCCTGTTTGGGTTCTTCCtgtccatgtacctgatcactgtgcttggaaacctgctcatcatcctggccgtcagctcagactcccacctccacacccccatgtacttcttcctctccaacctgtcctttgcagacatctgtttcacctccaccaccatccccaaaaTGCTGGTAAATatacaaacacagaaaaaaaccatAACTTATGAAAGCTGCATCACGCAGATGTACTTTTTCATACTTCTTGCAGGTTTGGACAACTTCCTCCTGACTGTGATGGCttatgaccgctttgtggccatctgtcaccccctgcactacacagtCACCATGAACCCCCAGCTCTGTTCACTATTGcttctggtgtcctggatcatgaGTGCCCTGCATTCTTTGTTACAAACCCTAACAGTGTTgcggctgtccttctgtacagaggTGGAAATCCCCCACTTCTTCTGTGAACTTCGTCAGATGATTCAGCTTGCATGTTCCAATACCTTTCTTAATAACATGGTGCTGTATTTTGCAGCACTGCTGCTGGGTGGTGCTCCCCTGGCtgggatcctttactcttactctaagatcGTTTCCTCCATACTTaggatctcatcagctcagggcaactacaaagcattttccacctgtgcatctcacctctcagttgtctccttattttattgtacaagcctaggagtgtaccttagctctgctgctccccagaacTCCCACACAAGTGCAGTGGCCttggtgatgtacacggtggtcacccccatgctgaaccccttcatctacagcctgaggaacacaGACATAAAGGGGGCTCTAAGTGTATTTTTCAGAGGGAAGCTATAA